A genome region from Chthoniobacterales bacterium includes the following:
- a CDS encoding Amuc_1098 family type IV pilus outer membrane protein, protein MIHKNTVPALLIAACAAAISSLPSPAHAGNNYDGGGQVSGVAEREIARRQDRATQADAAIQAGDELMENDQYDQAAAQYKLAVDLLPDSLATGSARSKALAKFSRASIKLAEQRINEGRFADAQAVIARVVEYDPENDSAKTMLKHLGEPDYYNKTVGPKFVANVEQVKKLLGEAEGYYDSGRYDMSVKRCEQVLNIDPYNVAARRMEEKITKAKTQYSHAAYDQARGQAIWEVDSKWERPITKYGLGSAVIVQSPSDDLRGTASITAKLNKIIIPRIEFKDATIREAIDYLKAKSRDIDDDPNPEKRGVNIVLKLESSYRTPSSPAAAAAAPVIPGLETPAASVDATAAAPSAEPGSTPITLSLTNVPLIEALRYITSLANLKFKIEPYAVSVVPLSQPTEDLITKQYQVSPGFISGAAAASGEAAAAPAAGTADAAGTGNAIAKKQGAREYLEGQGVPFPPGASATYQAGSSRLIVKNTQEALDLIDTLVSIDSENAPKQVEIESKFVEITQNNSKELSFDWLLGQFDLSSSNGIVGSGGTQGTAPSLDNGDYPFVRNGSPVGTNPITGGNRSGGTAISANAIDALLFGLSGNSLRAPAAFGIAGIFTDPQFQLVIRALDQKKGVDLLSSPRVTTKSGMRAVIEIIREFRYPTEFDPPQIPQTVGSTTVTGTGVGTGGGSSGGGAFPVTPTTPTSFETRNTGVTLEVEPQVGPDGQTIDLTLAPSVTEFEGFINYGSPIQTTSTNLLGVTTTNVLTANVINQPIFSTRKVTTQVSIWDGQTVVVGGLIREDVQKVEDKTPLLGDIPILGRLFRSNVDQHIKRNLVVFVTARLMNPAGQPILNAELEEETVEPLPLTELNPPAQPLPNYAK, encoded by the coding sequence ATGATCCACAAAAATACTGTTCCCGCCCTCCTGATTGCCGCTTGTGCCGCCGCGATCAGTTCCCTCCCGTCTCCAGCTCATGCTGGCAACAATTACGATGGAGGAGGCCAGGTCTCTGGCGTAGCAGAACGCGAAATCGCCCGCCGACAGGACCGTGCCACCCAAGCCGATGCCGCCATTCAGGCTGGCGATGAGCTGATGGAGAACGATCAATACGATCAGGCTGCCGCCCAATATAAACTAGCAGTCGATCTGCTGCCGGACTCGCTTGCAACTGGTTCTGCCCGCTCCAAGGCGCTGGCCAAGTTCAGCCGTGCCAGCATCAAGCTCGCCGAGCAGCGCATCAACGAAGGCCGCTTCGCCGACGCTCAAGCTGTGATCGCTCGCGTGGTGGAATACGATCCCGAAAATGACAGCGCGAAGACGATGCTGAAGCATTTGGGCGAGCCTGATTATTACAACAAGACTGTCGGTCCCAAGTTTGTGGCCAATGTCGAGCAAGTCAAAAAGCTGCTCGGTGAGGCGGAAGGTTATTACGACAGTGGCCGCTACGACATGTCCGTCAAACGTTGCGAGCAAGTCCTGAATATCGACCCCTACAATGTGGCCGCCCGTCGCATGGAGGAGAAGATCACCAAGGCCAAAACCCAATATTCTCACGCCGCTTATGATCAGGCCCGCGGCCAGGCGATCTGGGAGGTGGATTCTAAATGGGAGCGCCCGATTACCAAATATGGTTTGGGCTCAGCCGTGATTGTGCAAAGCCCGTCTGACGACCTACGAGGCACGGCTTCCATCACTGCCAAGCTGAATAAGATCATCATCCCAAGAATTGAATTTAAGGATGCCACCATTCGTGAGGCCATCGATTATCTGAAGGCGAAGAGCCGTGATATCGATGACGATCCCAATCCAGAAAAACGTGGTGTAAACATCGTTCTGAAGCTGGAATCATCTTACCGCACCCCATCATCCCCCGCAGCGGCAGCTGCCGCTCCGGTGATTCCCGGCTTGGAAACACCTGCCGCTTCTGTGGATGCGACCGCAGCTGCTCCGTCGGCTGAGCCGGGTTCCACTCCAATCACACTTTCATTGACGAATGTGCCTTTGATTGAGGCCCTCAGATACATCACCAGCCTGGCCAATCTGAAGTTTAAGATTGAACCCTATGCCGTTTCCGTCGTGCCGCTGTCGCAGCCCACGGAAGATCTGATCACGAAGCAATATCAGGTCTCGCCTGGTTTCATTAGCGGAGCTGCTGCTGCCTCTGGCGAGGCCGCCGCTGCTCCTGCGGCTGGCACTGCGGATGCGGCTGGCACTGGCAATGCCATCGCCAAGAAGCAAGGTGCTAGGGAATACCTCGAAGGTCAGGGAGTGCCATTTCCTCCGGGTGCCAGTGCCACCTATCAGGCAGGCAGCAGCCGTTTGATTGTTAAAAATACTCAGGAAGCGTTGGACTTGATCGATACCTTGGTTTCCATCGATAGCGAAAATGCGCCTAAGCAAGTGGAGATCGAATCGAAGTTCGTGGAAATTACCCAGAACAACAGCAAGGAACTCAGCTTTGACTGGTTGCTGGGTCAGTTTGATTTAAGCAGCAGCAACGGAATCGTTGGTTCTGGTGGTACTCAGGGCACGGCTCCATCGCTTGACAACGGCGATTACCCCTTTGTCAGAAATGGAAGCCCTGTAGGCACCAATCCTATTACGGGTGGCAATCGCAGTGGCGGAACGGCTATTAGCGCGAACGCCATCGATGCGCTGCTCTTCGGATTATCGGGTAACTCTTTAAGGGCGCCAGCCGCGTTTGGTATTGCCGGCATCTTCACCGATCCTCAATTTCAGCTAGTCATCCGTGCCTTGGACCAGAAAAAAGGCGTGGATTTGCTTTCTTCTCCTCGTGTTACCACCAAGAGCGGCATGAGGGCTGTCATCGAAATCATTCGCGAATTCCGTTATCCAACAGAATTTGATCCGCCACAGATTCCGCAGACTGTTGGCAGCACGACGGTGACTGGAACCGGCGTTGGTACCGGCGGGGGCTCATCAGGCGGCGGAGCTTTTCCGGTTACTCCCACTACACCAACCTCCTTTGAGACTCGCAACACGGGTGTCACATTGGAAGTGGAGCCCCAGGTGGGTCCCGATGGACAGACCATCGATCTCACGCTGGCTCCTTCAGTGACTGAATTTGAGGGCTTCATCAACTATGGCAGCCCCATTCAGACCACCAGTACCAACCTTCTGGGAGTCACAACGACTAACGTTTTGACGGCGAACGTCATCAATCAACCGATCTTCAGCACCCGCAAAGTCACTACCCAAGTCAGCATCTGGGACGGCCAGACGGTGGTCGTAGGCGGGCTGATTCGTGAAGACGTGCAAAAGGTGGAGGATAAAACCCCACTCTTGGGCGACATCCCGATTCTGGGACGTTTGTTCCGCTCCAACGTGGATCAGCATATAAAACGCAACTTGGTGGTCTTCGTGACCGCCCGTTTGATGAACCCCGCCGGCCAGCCGATTCTGAATGCGGAATTGGAGGAAGAAACGGTCGAGCCATTGCCTCTGACCGAATTGAATCCGCCCGCGCAGCCGCTGCCAAACTACGCGAAGTAA
- the coaE gene encoding dephospho-CoA kinase (Dephospho-CoA kinase (CoaE) performs the final step in coenzyme A biosynthesis.), with protein MPVIGITGGIASGKSTVTRLLAENLRNGQAEKVQSFSADEYGHELLENDPVVRSQIHEQFGNDVIGVDRALDRARLRQLVFANADRRKALEAILHPKIHQSWRDTAEHFHLKGHYFVAEIPLLYETDSSPYFDCIVVVEADVQVQLERLSSKRGWSLETARRVIEAQMPAEEKTRRANILILNHYTEKLLHCQIELAAQALLTRYA; from the coding sequence ATGCCCGTCATAGGGATTACAGGTGGGATTGCCTCTGGTAAGAGCACTGTAACTCGACTGCTAGCGGAAAATCTGAGAAACGGCCAAGCCGAAAAGGTCCAATCCTTTTCGGCAGATGAATATGGGCATGAACTATTGGAGAACGATCCAGTGGTTCGGAGCCAGATTCACGAGCAATTTGGAAATGACGTGATCGGAGTTGACAGAGCGTTAGATCGCGCCCGATTGCGGCAATTAGTCTTTGCCAACGCAGATCGGCGGAAAGCGTTGGAAGCCATCCTTCACCCGAAAATTCACCAAAGTTGGAGGGACACCGCCGAACATTTTCACTTAAAAGGGCACTATTTTGTTGCAGAAATTCCCCTTCTATACGAAACAGACAGTTCTCCTTACTTTGACTGCATTGTCGTAGTCGAAGCGGACGTTCAGGTTCAACTTGAACGTCTCTCGTCCAAGCGGGGCTGGTCCTTGGAAACGGCGCGTCGAGTAATCGAAGCGCAAATGCCTGCCGAGGAAAAAACCCGGCGCGCGAATATCCTGATTTTGAATCATTACACCGAAAAGCTGCTGCACTGCCAGATCGAACTGGCGGCCCAAGCTTTGTTAACGCGATATGCTTGA
- the rho gene encoding transcription termination factor Rho, protein MLEENIPPSPEGSESHLPSGSAENIPPQPPAEEPQRLILKLGDRVIEDKIAMADLHAATLHQLIELGRAARIRFTQERSRHHITLDIVRYLLGHGIPIRVEGMLDLTNDAYGLLRWARYSFQPCPEDIYVSLQLIKRHSLRAGNKISGWIRPSRDKEKYVALEIIDAIEDIPADDWKETKFFDNLTPLFPDKRIILENETTKSVTARVIDLISPLGRGQRALIVAPPRAGKTIMLKEIAKAIRVTAPEIHLILLLVDERPEEVTDFQQTVDAEIYSSTFDENAQRHTQVADLVIERAKRLVELGQHVVIMLDSITRLARGYNNLQPGKGRTMSGGIDAAALMKPRRFFGAARNVEEGGSLTIVATALVETGSRMDDAIFEEFKGTGNMELHLDRALVEKRVYPAIHVLKSGTRRDELLYHPEEFMRIGTIRKQLASIPPIEAMEVLIANVKATKTNAELLLRSFR, encoded by the coding sequence ATGCTTGAAGAAAACATCCCGCCTTCCCCGGAAGGATCGGAGTCCCATTTGCCTTCTGGGAGTGCGGAAAATATCCCGCCCCAGCCGCCTGCCGAGGAACCGCAGCGGCTCATTCTGAAGCTCGGCGACCGAGTCATCGAAGATAAGATCGCCATGGCCGACCTCCATGCGGCCACACTTCATCAATTGATCGAACTCGGACGCGCGGCACGCATTCGTTTCACCCAGGAACGTTCCCGGCATCACATCACGCTCGACATCGTGCGTTACCTCCTCGGCCACGGCATCCCCATTCGGGTCGAAGGCATGCTCGATCTCACCAACGACGCCTACGGATTGCTGCGCTGGGCGCGCTACAGTTTCCAGCCCTGCCCGGAGGACATTTACGTTTCCCTCCAACTCATCAAGCGCCACAGCCTGCGCGCTGGAAACAAGATTTCGGGCTGGATTCGGCCCTCACGCGACAAGGAAAAATATGTCGCCTTGGAAATCATCGACGCCATCGAAGACATCCCAGCGGACGACTGGAAGGAGACCAAGTTCTTCGACAACCTGACCCCGCTTTTCCCGGATAAACGCATCATCCTCGAAAATGAAACGACGAAATCCGTCACCGCGCGGGTTATTGACTTGATTTCGCCGCTTGGTCGCGGTCAGCGCGCACTCATTGTTGCTCCGCCGCGCGCAGGCAAAACGATCATGCTCAAGGAAATCGCCAAGGCGATTCGCGTGACCGCACCGGAGATACACCTCATCCTTTTGCTCGTCGACGAACGCCCCGAGGAAGTCACCGATTTCCAGCAAACCGTCGATGCGGAAATTTACAGTTCCACCTTCGATGAAAACGCCCAGCGCCACACGCAGGTTGCCGATTTGGTGATCGAACGCGCCAAACGCCTGGTCGAACTCGGCCAGCACGTTGTCATCATGCTCGACAGCATTACCCGGCTCGCTCGCGGCTACAATAACCTGCAACCCGGCAAGGGACGCACCATGTCGGGCGGCATCGACGCCGCCGCGCTCATGAAACCGCGCCGCTTTTTTGGCGCGGCCCGCAATGTGGAAGAAGGCGGCAGCCTCACCATCGTCGCCACGGCTCTGGTCGAGACCGGCAGCCGGATGGATGACGCCATTTTTGAGGAATTCAAAGGCACGGGAAACATGGAACTCCACTTGGACCGCGCGTTAGTCGAGAAACGTGTTTATCCCGCGATTCACGTCTTGAAATCTGGCACCCGGCGCGACGAATTGCTTTATCATCCTGAGGAATTTATGCGTATCGGCACCATTCGTAAGCAACTCGCCTCCATTCCGCCGATCGAGGCCATGGAAGTGCTCATCGCCAACGTCAAGGCAACGAAGACGAACGCGGAACTTTTACTGCGGAGTTTCCGGTGA
- a CDS encoding HRDC domain-containing protein, whose protein sequence is MSDNDLTRSDLHTLPVVIETDSVLAEFSAELAKADLIAIDTEADSLHCFREKLCLIQISIPGYDEIIDPLAPISMEPLAAALRDKEMIVQGADFDLRMLRRANITVAGVFDTLIASKLIGETDVGYGALVKNFLGIELAKGSQKANWAQRPLPPIMLDYARNDTRYLLPLRDLLLTRLRELGREDWFRQSCRQAWQQASVDRERNPDEQWRISGSGALRGRAAAVLRALWYWRDKEAEARDKPTFHILQNSKMIETAVAIDAGRTIYLSELRGSRGQRFDAAVREALDLPESEWPQRIVAQRHRWTEAQEKEFDRLKEIRDKVAAELRLDPSLLGSRVALETIARSPESAAQTLLPWQLELLGINAPATPTP, encoded by the coding sequence GTGAGCGATAATGATCTGACTCGCAGCGACTTGCATACTTTGCCGGTCGTTATTGAAACGGATTCCGTCCTCGCGGAATTCTCCGCCGAACTGGCCAAGGCCGATCTCATCGCCATCGATACCGAGGCGGACAGCCTGCATTGTTTCCGCGAAAAACTTTGCCTCATCCAGATTAGCATTCCGGGTTACGATGAAATCATCGACCCGCTGGCTCCCATTTCGATGGAACCGCTGGCCGCCGCATTGCGCGACAAGGAAATGATTGTGCAAGGCGCCGACTTCGACCTGCGCATGTTGCGTCGGGCAAACATCACCGTCGCGGGCGTTTTCGACACCTTAATTGCCTCCAAATTGATTGGCGAAACCGATGTCGGTTACGGTGCCTTGGTAAAAAACTTCCTCGGCATCGAACTCGCCAAGGGTTCCCAGAAAGCCAACTGGGCCCAGCGCCCGCTGCCACCGATCATGCTGGATTATGCGCGCAACGACACGCGTTACCTGTTGCCGCTGAGAGATTTGCTACTCACTCGACTGCGGGAACTGGGGCGCGAGGATTGGTTTCGTCAAAGCTGCCGTCAAGCCTGGCAACAGGCTTCAGTGGACCGCGAGCGCAATCCCGATGAGCAGTGGCGCATCTCCGGCAGTGGCGCTTTGCGCGGACGCGCGGCGGCGGTTTTGCGGGCGCTCTGGTATTGGCGCGACAAGGAAGCCGAGGCGCGCGACAAGCCGACTTTCCATATTTTGCAAAACAGCAAAATGATCGAAACCGCAGTCGCCATCGACGCGGGACGAACGATTTACCTCTCGGAATTGCGCGGTTCGCGAGGGCAGCGCTTCGATGCCGCCGTGCGGGAGGCTCTGGATTTGCCAGAGTCCGAGTGGCCGCAGCGCATCGTCGCTCAGCGCCATCGCTGGACCGAAGCGCAGGAGAAGGAATTTGACCGGCTCAAGGAGATTCGCGACAAAGTCGCTGCCGAATTACGGCTCGATCCGTCGCTGCTCGGGTCGCGAGTCGCCCTCGAAACCATCGCCCGCTCACCCGAATCTGCCGCCCAGACTCTGCTCCCGTGGCAGCTCGAACTTTTGGGGATCAACGCCCCTGCAACTCCCACACCATGA
- the aroF gene encoding 3-deoxy-7-phosphoheptulonate synthase: MIIVTKPGATNAEIEHIVERIHDWGLKTEVSHGAQRVVIGVIGAEDIIREKPIAAIPGVESVTPVLKPYKLVAREFRGTPSKISIGKVVIGGPEIVIMSGPCSVESKSQITEIAQIVKNAGATVLRGGAFKPRTSPYSFQGLGIEGLKLLAEARESSGLPVITEIMDTKDLEAVEQYADCLQVGARNMQNFSLLKEVGRSKLPVMLKRGMSATIKDLLMSAEYILSEGNFNVILCERGIRTFETMTRNTLDLNAVPVLKAETHLPVVVDPTHGVGVREYVPAMALAAVAAGADGLMLEVHNDPEHAKSDGEQALLGHEFAELVMQIRKVAEAVGRSVA; this comes from the coding sequence ATGATCATTGTCACCAAACCCGGCGCCACGAACGCCGAGATCGAACACATCGTCGAACGCATTCACGATTGGGGCCTGAAAACCGAGGTCAGCCATGGAGCTCAGCGCGTGGTCATCGGTGTTATCGGCGCGGAAGACATCATCCGCGAGAAACCGATTGCCGCGATTCCCGGAGTGGAATCCGTCACGCCCGTGCTCAAGCCCTACAAGCTGGTCGCCCGTGAATTCCGTGGAACTCCGTCGAAAATTTCCATCGGCAAAGTTGTCATCGGCGGCCCGGAGATCGTCATCATGTCGGGTCCCTGCTCGGTCGAAAGCAAAAGCCAGATCACCGAAATCGCCCAGATCGTGAAGAATGCCGGAGCCACGGTTCTGCGCGGCGGTGCTTTCAAACCACGAACTTCGCCTTACAGTTTCCAAGGGCTCGGAATCGAGGGATTGAAGCTCCTCGCCGAAGCGCGCGAGTCGTCCGGTTTGCCTGTGATCACCGAAATCATGGACACGAAGGACCTCGAAGCGGTGGAGCAATATGCCGATTGTTTACAGGTCGGCGCGCGCAACATGCAGAACTTTTCCCTGCTCAAGGAAGTCGGTCGCAGCAAACTGCCCGTTATGCTGAAGCGCGGCATGAGCGCCACCATCAAGGACCTCCTCATGTCCGCCGAATACATCCTCAGCGAGGGAAATTTTAACGTCATCCTTTGCGAACGCGGCATCCGCACCTTTGAGACCATGACGCGAAACACATTGGACTTAAATGCTGTTCCGGTGCTCAAAGCCGAGACGCATCTGCCGGTCGTTGTCGATCCGACGCACGGCGTGGGCGTTCGCGAATACGTCCCGGCGATGGCTCTCGCTGCCGTGGCTGCAGGCGCGGATGGCCTCATGCTCGAAGTTCACAACGACCCGGAACACGCCAAAAGCGACGGCGAGCAAGCCCTCCTCGGTCACGAATTTGCCGAACTCGTCATGCAGATCCGCAAAGTCGCAGAGGCGGTTGGCCGCAGCGTTGCTTAG
- a CDS encoding histidine phosphatase family protein, whose amino-acid sequence MSCTRIFLVRHGATVLTAEDRFAGATDVPLSDEGREQARGLARRLADDKLAAVYASPMGRTMETASIVVESHGLSVNAREALKEISHGRWEQQTRMQVAAKFPEELENWDRDPYTFAPIGGESGLQVTARALPELIEIVRSHPGENVLVVSHKATIRLLLSSLLGFDPRRYRDNLDQSPAALNVIDFKDPTRARLMLFNDTSHYDQTGLSVPTKPGARLSGWWNG is encoded by the coding sequence ATGTCATGCACTCGCATTTTTCTGGTTCGCCACGGAGCGACCGTTCTCACAGCGGAAGATCGTTTCGCAGGCGCAACCGATGTGCCGCTTTCCGACGAGGGCCGAGAGCAGGCGCGCGGTCTGGCGCGGCGGCTGGCGGATGACAAGCTCGCCGCCGTTTACGCGTCGCCCATGGGCCGCACGATGGAGACGGCGTCCATCGTCGTGGAATCGCACGGGTTGTCGGTGAATGCGCGCGAGGCGTTGAAGGAAATTTCCCATGGACGCTGGGAGCAGCAGACTCGAATGCAAGTCGCCGCAAAATTTCCCGAGGAGCTGGAAAACTGGGACCGCGATCCTTACACGTTCGCCCCGATTGGCGGCGAAAGCGGATTGCAAGTGACCGCGCGCGCCCTGCCGGAGTTGATCGAAATCGTCCGCTCGCATCCGGGAGAAAATGTCCTCGTCGTGTCGCACAAAGCAACGATCCGACTTTTACTCAGCTCACTTTTGGGCTTCGACCCGCGGCGTTATCGCGACAATTTGGATCAAAGTCCCGCTGCGTTGAACGTGATCGATTTCAAGGACCCGACGCGGGCGCGTCTGATGTTGTTTAACGACACGTCGCATTACGATCAAACTGGACTGTCCGTTCCCACGAAGCCCGGCGCACGGCTCTCTGGCTGGTGGAACGGCTAA
- the recA gene encoding recombinase RecA, with protein sequence MAKSDESPTDKATIARNKNLDLAIQQIAKDYGEGAIIRLGDKAITDIEVIPTGNILIDRALGTGGFPKGRIVEVYGPESSGKTTLTLTVIAQAQKRGGLAGFIDVEHALDAQYARKLGVNLDELLVSQPSSGEEALRICETLVRSNALDVIVLDSVAALVTKQELEGEIGDSTVGAQARLMSAALRKLTALISKANTVVIFTNQIREKIGVMFGNPETTPGGKALKFYASVRVDIRRIGAIKSSDGTVTGNRTKVKIVKNKVAPPFTEAEFDIMYNEGISGTGSLLDLALEKGIVEKRGSWMSYRGNQLAQGRDAAKEILKHDQALYDEIETLVKAKLEEEK encoded by the coding sequence ATGGCCAAATCCGACGAATCTCCGACTGACAAAGCAACCATTGCCCGCAACAAAAACCTCGATCTCGCCATTCAGCAGATCGCCAAAGATTACGGTGAAGGCGCCATCATCCGCCTCGGCGACAAAGCCATCACCGACATCGAAGTCATTCCCACGGGCAACATCCTCATCGACCGCGCGCTCGGCACTGGCGGCTTTCCGAAGGGACGCATCGTGGAGGTTTATGGCCCCGAATCCTCAGGAAAAACCACGCTGACTTTGACTGTCATCGCGCAGGCCCAGAAACGCGGCGGACTCGCCGGGTTCATCGACGTCGAGCACGCGCTCGACGCGCAATACGCTCGTAAGCTGGGCGTGAATCTTGACGAATTGCTCGTTTCCCAGCCCAGCTCGGGCGAGGAAGCCCTGCGGATTTGCGAGACGCTCGTTCGCTCAAACGCGCTAGACGTCATCGTACTCGACTCCGTTGCCGCGCTCGTCACCAAGCAGGAGCTCGAGGGCGAGATCGGCGATTCCACCGTCGGCGCCCAGGCCCGTCTGATGAGCGCCGCGTTGCGCAAACTCACCGCTCTGATTTCCAAGGCCAACACGGTCGTCATTTTCACCAACCAGATCCGCGAAAAAATCGGCGTCATGTTTGGCAATCCCGAGACCACGCCCGGCGGCAAGGCGCTCAAATTTTACGCCAGCGTCCGCGTGGACATTCGCCGCATCGGCGCGATCAAATCGAGCGACGGCACCGTCACCGGCAACCGCACCAAGGTGAAAATCGTCAAAAACAAAGTCGCGCCGCCCTTCACCGAGGCTGAATTCGACATCATGTATAACGAAGGCATCTCCGGCACCGGCTCGCTCCTCGACCTCGCCTTGGAGAAAGGCATCGTCGAAAAACGCGGCAGTTGGATGAGCTACAGAGGCAACCAACTCGCCCAAGGCCGCGACGCTGCGAAAGAGATTTTGAAGCACGACCAGGCGCTCTACGACGAGATCGAGACACTGGTCAAAGCCAAGCTCGAAGAGGAAAAATAG
- a CDS encoding carbohydrate porin, with the protein MRWKSLGIRLALALLLFRVSAVAEQKPLFDSTALSGEWGGIRSPGSGITIELGYTQEYLGVVSGGIRRTGEYDALASLDLEFDLEKLAGWTGASLHATGFSIVGSSLSAEAIGDDSNVSNINARNSVRLFELFLEQNLFAGRASIRAGQLAVDSEFFGSEIGDIPGGGLFINSDFGVPPIASFNAPLPIYYIAAPGLRFRVKPTESTSIQIGVYDGNPAPDALGEPGPGFIAGRQLNDHGTDFHLAASEGALFIGEASVVGKNGSYKLGGYLHSAEFTRWSDDGAISGLWAVYAIGAQQIWSENATDTQGLYVFARAGFAPPDRARIDWSSDVGVNYVGLVPGRAADICGLGFSHKHYSRDLSDALERTGENGVESESILELTYQVKLAPCLTVQPDFQYVFQPGGHAGASNAAVLGLRVSTLF; encoded by the coding sequence ATGCGTTGGAAGTCGCTTGGTATTCGGCTCGCACTAGCGCTCCTGCTTTTTCGCGTCAGCGCGGTTGCTGAGCAAAAACCGCTCTTCGACAGTACCGCGCTCTCTGGCGAATGGGGCGGAATCCGTTCTCCCGGCAGCGGGATCACGATCGAACTCGGCTACACCCAGGAATATCTCGGCGTCGTCTCCGGCGGCATCCGGCGCACGGGCGAATACGACGCGCTGGCATCGCTCGACCTGGAGTTTGATCTGGAAAAACTTGCCGGCTGGACGGGAGCCAGTCTGCACGCGACAGGTTTTTCCATCGTCGGCTCCAGCCTTTCCGCCGAGGCGATTGGCGACGACAGCAACGTCAGCAACATCAACGCGCGCAACAGCGTTCGACTCTTCGAGCTGTTTCTCGAACAGAACTTGTTCGCAGGCCGCGCGTCGATCCGGGCTGGTCAACTGGCGGTCGATTCGGAGTTTTTCGGGAGCGAAATTGGCGACATCCCCGGCGGCGGCCTCTTCATCAACAGCGACTTCGGAGTGCCGCCCATCGCCTCGTTTAACGCACCGCTGCCCATTTATTATATCGCCGCGCCCGGCCTGCGATTTCGGGTGAAACCGACTGAGTCGACTTCCATTCAAATCGGAGTTTACGACGGCAACCCCGCTCCCGACGCGCTCGGCGAGCCGGGGCCGGGATTCATCGCGGGCCGCCAGCTCAACGACCATGGGACCGACTTCCATCTCGCAGCCTCCGAGGGCGCGCTGTTCATCGGCGAGGCCAGCGTGGTGGGTAAAAACGGCAGCTACAAGCTCGGCGGCTACCTCCATTCCGCCGAGTTCACCCGCTGGTCCGATGACGGCGCGATTTCTGGTTTGTGGGCGGTGTATGCGATTGGCGCGCAGCAAATCTGGAGCGAAAACGCCACCGACACGCAAGGGCTTTACGTGTTTGCCCGGGCTGGTTTTGCCCCGCCGGACCGGGCTAGAATCGACTGGAGCTCCGATGTCGGCGTGAATTATGTCGGACTCGTCCCTGGTCGCGCCGCAGACATCTGCGGCCTCGGTTTCAGCCACAAACATTACAGCCGCGACCTCAGCGACGCCCTCGAGCGGACGGGCGAAAACGGAGTCGAGTCCGAGTCGATTCTGGAGCTGACGTATCAGGTAAAACTCGCGCCGTGCCTGACGGTGCAGCCCGATTTCCAATACGTCTTCCAGCCCGGCGGCCATGCCGGAGCGTCGAATGCCGCCGTGCTCGGCCTGCGCGTGAGCACGCTTTTCTAA